One Etheostoma cragini isolate CJK2018 chromosome 18, CSU_Ecrag_1.0, whole genome shotgun sequence DNA window includes the following coding sequences:
- the tfap2b gene encoding transcription factor AP-2-beta isoform X2 → MLVHSYSTADRHDGVSSHSSRLSQLGSVSHAGPYSSAPPLSHAPSSDFQPPYFPPPYQPLAHYQSQDPYSHVSDPYSLNSLHQSQQSAWGARQRQDAGDRMDSSALLAQPRASLPQLSGLDPRRDYGVRRPDVLLHSAHPGLDPGMGDGLLHGLHGMEDVQTIDDTNGTSILDQSVIKKVPMPHKNMASLMAGKDGLIGGITVNINEVFCSVPGRLSLLSSTSKYKVTVGEVQRRLSPPECLNASLLGGVLRRAKSKNGGKCLREKLEKIGLNLPAGRRKAANVTLLTSLVEGEAVHLARDFGYICETEFPTKAVSEYLNRQHADPNELHTRKNMLLATKQLCKEFTDLLAQDRTPLGNSRPSPILEPGIQNCLSHFSFITHGFGSPAICAALTTLQNYLNEALKGLDKMFLNNPSNNRHGDGGNKADKEDKQRK, encoded by the exons ATGTTAGTTCACTCCTACTCCACTGCG GACCGGCATGACGGTGTCTCGAGCCACAGCTCGCGCCTGTCCCAGCTGGGCTCGGTATCGCATGCGGGTCCCTACTCCAGCGCGCCACCGCTGTCTCATGCGCCATCCTCGGACTTCCAACCTCCGTACTTTCCGCCACCGTACCAGCCACTTGCTCACTACCAGAGCCAGGACCCGTACTCCCACGTCAGCGATCCGTATTCCCTGAACTCTCTGCACCAGAGCCAGCAGAGCGCATGGGGGGCGCGACAGCGGCAGGACGCCGGGGATCGGATGGATAGCTCCGCTCTGTTGGCGCAACCTCGGGCCTCGCTGCCTCAGCTGTCGGGGCTGGACCCACGGCGGGACTACGGTGTGCGGCGGCCTGATGTACTGCTGCACTCCGCTCACCCGGGACTGGATCCCGGTATGGGCGACGGACTACTGCACGGGCTGCACGGTATGGAGGATGTTCAG ACCATTGACGACACAAACGGAACCAGCATCCTGGATCAGTCAGTAATTAAGAAag TTCCCATGCCACACAAGAACATGGCCTCCCTGATGGCCGGCAAGGACGGGCTGATCGGGGGAATCACCGTCAACATTAACGAGGTGTTCTGCTCGGTACCGGGCCGCCTGTCGCTGCTCAGCTCCACCTCCAAGTACAAAGTGACCGTAGGCGAGGTGCAGAGGAGACTGTCCCCGCCCGAGTGCCTCAACGCCTCCCTGTTGGGGGGCGTGTTGAGAAG AGCAAAGTCTAAAAATGGTGGGAAATGTCTGAGAGAAAAGCTGGAGAAGATTGGACTCAATTTACCAGCAGGAAGACGCAAAGCGGCCAACGTCACATTACTAACGTCTCTGGTAGAAG GTGAAGCCGTCCACCTGGCCCGGGATTTCGGATACATCTGCGAGACGGAGTTCCCCACCAAAGCAGTGAGCGAGTACCTGAACCGGCAGCACGCGGACCCCAACGAGCTGCACACGCGGAAAAACATGCTGCTGGCGACAAA ACAGCTGTGTAAGGAGTTCACAGACCTACTGGCCCAGGATAGGACTCCTCTGGGCAACTCCAGGCCCAGCCCCATCCTGGAGCCTGGCATCCAGAACTGCCTCTCCCACTTCTCCTTCATCACGCACGGCTTCGGCTCACCTGCCATCTGCGCAGCGCTCACCACTCTTCAGAACTACCTCAACGAGGCTCTCAAAGGACTCGACAAGATGTTTCTTAACAACCCTTCCAACAACCGGCACGGGGATGGCGGCAACAAGGCCGACAAAGAGGATAAGCAGCGGAAATGA
- the tfap2b gene encoding transcription factor AP-2-beta isoform X1 gives MLWKLVENVKYEDIYEDRHDGVSSHSSRLSQLGSVSHAGPYSSAPPLSHAPSSDFQPPYFPPPYQPLAHYQSQDPYSHVSDPYSLNSLHQSQQSAWGARQRQDAGDRMDSSALLAQPRASLPQLSGLDPRRDYGVRRPDVLLHSAHPGLDPGMGDGLLHGLHGMEDVQTIDDTNGTSILDQSVIKKVPMPHKNMASLMAGKDGLIGGITVNINEVFCSVPGRLSLLSSTSKYKVTVGEVQRRLSPPECLNASLLGGVLRRAKSKNGGKCLREKLEKIGLNLPAGRRKAANVTLLTSLVEGEAVHLARDFGYICETEFPTKAVSEYLNRQHADPNELHTRKNMLLATKQLCKEFTDLLAQDRTPLGNSRPSPILEPGIQNCLSHFSFITHGFGSPAICAALTTLQNYLNEALKGLDKMFLNNPSNNRHGDGGNKADKEDKQRK, from the exons ATGCTGTGGAAACTAGTTGAGAATGTCAAGTATGAAGATATTTACGAG GACCGGCATGACGGTGTCTCGAGCCACAGCTCGCGCCTGTCCCAGCTGGGCTCGGTATCGCATGCGGGTCCCTACTCCAGCGCGCCACCGCTGTCTCATGCGCCATCCTCGGACTTCCAACCTCCGTACTTTCCGCCACCGTACCAGCCACTTGCTCACTACCAGAGCCAGGACCCGTACTCCCACGTCAGCGATCCGTATTCCCTGAACTCTCTGCACCAGAGCCAGCAGAGCGCATGGGGGGCGCGACAGCGGCAGGACGCCGGGGATCGGATGGATAGCTCCGCTCTGTTGGCGCAACCTCGGGCCTCGCTGCCTCAGCTGTCGGGGCTGGACCCACGGCGGGACTACGGTGTGCGGCGGCCTGATGTACTGCTGCACTCCGCTCACCCGGGACTGGATCCCGGTATGGGCGACGGACTACTGCACGGGCTGCACGGTATGGAGGATGTTCAG ACCATTGACGACACAAACGGAACCAGCATCCTGGATCAGTCAGTAATTAAGAAag TTCCCATGCCACACAAGAACATGGCCTCCCTGATGGCCGGCAAGGACGGGCTGATCGGGGGAATCACCGTCAACATTAACGAGGTGTTCTGCTCGGTACCGGGCCGCCTGTCGCTGCTCAGCTCCACCTCCAAGTACAAAGTGACCGTAGGCGAGGTGCAGAGGAGACTGTCCCCGCCCGAGTGCCTCAACGCCTCCCTGTTGGGGGGCGTGTTGAGAAG AGCAAAGTCTAAAAATGGTGGGAAATGTCTGAGAGAAAAGCTGGAGAAGATTGGACTCAATTTACCAGCAGGAAGACGCAAAGCGGCCAACGTCACATTACTAACGTCTCTGGTAGAAG GTGAAGCCGTCCACCTGGCCCGGGATTTCGGATACATCTGCGAGACGGAGTTCCCCACCAAAGCAGTGAGCGAGTACCTGAACCGGCAGCACGCGGACCCCAACGAGCTGCACACGCGGAAAAACATGCTGCTGGCGACAAA ACAGCTGTGTAAGGAGTTCACAGACCTACTGGCCCAGGATAGGACTCCTCTGGGCAACTCCAGGCCCAGCCCCATCCTGGAGCCTGGCATCCAGAACTGCCTCTCCCACTTCTCCTTCATCACGCACGGCTTCGGCTCACCTGCCATCTGCGCAGCGCTCACCACTCTTCAGAACTACCTCAACGAGGCTCTCAAAGGACTCGACAAGATGTTTCTTAACAACCCTTCCAACAACCGGCACGGGGATGGCGGCAACAAGGCCGACAAAGAGGATAAGCAGCGGAAATGA